TGCCAGCTCAGCTTTCGAAGGTTCAAATCCTTCCCTCACCACCACTCAAAAACTACACTATCAAAAAAACCAGGAAAGTGTGGCTTTTTTTTTAAATATAAGGTAAAATAAAATATCTGAACAATAAAATAAAAAAATTTAGGAGGACAAAATGGCAAAAGCAAAATTTGACAGAAGTAAAACCCATGTAAATATTGGTACAATAGGACATGTCGATCACGGTAAAACAACTACAACAGCAGCAATCTCAAAGGTACTA
This window of the Fusobacterium sp. IOR10 genome carries:
- a CDS encoding GTP-binding protein; this translates as MAKAKFDRSKTHVNIGTIGHVDHGKTTTTAAISKVL